From the genome of Vibrio navarrensis, one region includes:
- the parE gene encoding DNA topoisomerase IV subunit B yields the protein MTEQYNAGAIEVLNGLEPVRRRPGMYTDTTRPNHLGQEVIDNSVDEALAGHASKVQVILHADQSLEVIDDGRGMPVDIHPEEKVSGVELILCKLHAGGKFSNKNYQFSGGLHGVGISVVNALSKRVEVTVRRDGQVYEIAFEHGDKVSDLTVTGTCGRRNRGTSVHFWPDAKYFDSANFSVTRLVNNLRAKAVLCPGLEITFSDKVNNQEYQWRYQDGLKDYLFEGVKGYTLLPEEPFTGAFSAETEAADWAVIWLPEGGEMITESYVNLIPTAQGGTHVNGLRQGLLDAMREFCEFRNMLPRGVKLTGEDVFDRCAYVLSVKIQDPQFAGQTKERLSSRQTAAFVSGVVKDTFSLWLNEKPQLAEQLAEVCIANAHRRMRASKKVVRKKVASGPALPGKLTDCSVQDLNRTEIFFVEGDSAGGSAKQARDREFQAVMPLRGKILNTWEVSADQVLASQEVHDISVALGIDPDSDNLESLRYGKICILADADSDGLHIATLLCALFTRHFRALVEAGHIYVAMPPLYRIDCGKEVFYALDDAEKEGILERLSQKKAKINVQRFKGLGEMNPLQLRETTMDPNTRRLVQLTIDDSEATMEMMDMLLGKKRADDRRSWLQNNGDMAEV from the coding sequence ATGACTGAACAATATAATGCTGGTGCCATTGAAGTACTGAATGGTCTTGAACCAGTACGTCGCCGACCAGGGATGTATACGGATACCACGCGCCCCAACCACTTAGGTCAAGAGGTGATCGACAACAGTGTCGACGAAGCGCTGGCCGGACATGCCTCCAAAGTACAAGTCATCTTGCATGCAGACCAATCACTGGAAGTGATCGACGATGGTCGCGGCATGCCTGTCGATATCCACCCGGAAGAGAAGGTCTCGGGCGTTGAGCTTATTCTCTGTAAGCTGCACGCTGGCGGTAAATTTTCCAATAAAAACTATCAGTTTTCCGGTGGTCTACACGGGGTAGGCATCTCCGTGGTCAACGCTCTGTCCAAACGGGTGGAGGTGACAGTACGTCGTGATGGTCAAGTCTACGAAATTGCGTTCGAACATGGTGACAAAGTTTCCGATCTTACCGTCACAGGCACGTGTGGCCGACGCAATCGCGGTACCAGTGTGCACTTTTGGCCAGACGCCAAATACTTTGATTCCGCCAATTTTTCCGTAACACGCCTTGTCAATAACTTGCGTGCTAAAGCGGTGCTGTGCCCCGGATTAGAAATCACTTTCAGCGATAAAGTGAATAACCAAGAGTATCAGTGGCGGTATCAAGACGGGCTGAAAGACTACCTGTTTGAAGGCGTGAAAGGCTACACCTTGTTGCCCGAAGAGCCGTTTACCGGCGCTTTCTCGGCAGAAACTGAAGCCGCAGATTGGGCGGTCATTTGGCTGCCGGAAGGCGGTGAAATGATCACCGAAAGCTACGTTAACCTCATTCCGACCGCGCAAGGCGGCACGCACGTCAACGGCTTGCGCCAAGGTTTATTGGACGCGATGCGCGAGTTCTGCGAGTTCCGCAATATGCTGCCACGTGGAGTAAAACTGACAGGGGAAGACGTTTTTGACCGCTGTGCCTACGTCCTGTCGGTGAAGATACAAGACCCGCAATTTGCTGGCCAAACCAAAGAACGTCTATCGTCTCGTCAAACCGCTGCGTTTGTCTCTGGTGTGGTGAAAGATACTTTTAGCCTGTGGCTTAACGAAAAGCCGCAGCTTGCTGAGCAACTGGCTGAAGTGTGTATTGCCAACGCCCACCGCCGTATGCGCGCCAGCAAAAAAGTGGTGCGCAAGAAGGTGGCTTCGGGCCCGGCGCTACCCGGCAAGCTGACCGACTGCTCGGTGCAAGATCTCAATCGTACCGAAATTTTCTTTGTCGAAGGGGACTCGGCGGGCGGCTCTGCCAAGCAAGCGCGCGATCGCGAGTTCCAAGCGGTGATGCCGCTGCGCGGTAAAATTTTGAATACCTGGGAAGTCTCAGCCGATCAAGTGCTGGCTTCACAGGAAGTGCACGACATTTCGGTTGCGCTGGGCATTGATCCCGACAGCGACAACTTAGAAAGCCTGCGCTACGGCAAAATCTGTATCCTCGCTGATGCGGACTCCGATGGGCTGCACATCGCGACACTGCTGTGCGCGCTGTTTACCCGTCATTTCCGCGCTCTGGTCGAAGCGGGTCATATCTATGTCGCCATGCCGCCGCTGTATCGTATCGACTGTGGCAAAGAGGTGTTCTACGCCCTCGATGATGCAGAAAAAGAGGGTATTTTGGAGCGTCTCAGCCAGAAGAAAGCCAAAATCAACGTACAACGCTTTAAAGGCTTGGGTGAAATGAACCCGCTGCAATTGCGTGAAACCACCATGGATCCGAATACGCGTCGTTTGGTGCAGCTCACCATTGATGACTCCGAAGCGACCATGGAAATGATGGACATGCTGCTGGGTAAGAAGCGTGCCGACGACCGTCGATCTTGGTTGCAAAACAACGGCGATATGGCAGAGGTTTAA
- the parC gene encoding DNA topoisomerase IV subunit A: MSTEITYDGVEQLPMRKFTEDAYLNYSMYVIMDRALPYIGDGLKPVQRRIIYAMSELGLSASAKYKKSARTVGDVLGKYHPHGDSACYEAMVLMAQPFSYRYPLVDGQGNWGAPDDPKSFAAMRYTEAKLSKFADVLLGELGQGTVEWQANFDGTMKEPKMLPARLPHILLNGVTGIAVGMATDIPPHNVREVADATIHLIDHPQATLPDLMQFVKGPDYPTEAEITSPASDLEKIYRTGRGSIKMRAVWHKESADIVITALPHQVSGAKLLEQIAGQMRAKKLPMVEDLRDESDHENPTRIVIVPRSNRVDCEQLMNHLFASTDLEKSYRVNLNMIGLDNRPQVKGLVQILAEWIEFRRETVRRRLQYRLDKVLARLHILEGLLIAYLNIDEVIEIIRTEDDPKAVLMARFSITDIQADAILDTKLRHLAKLEEMKIRGEQDELEKERKKLEELLGSERRLNTLLKKEIKADAEKFGDDRRSPLIEREEAKALTERDLLPNEAITVVLSEKGWIRHAKGHEVDCEGLSYKAGDSYLAHACGKSNQQVVLFGSDGRSYSLESHTLPSARGQGEPITGRLNITPGSSIRQLVMGEEDQLWLVGSDAGYGFVCKGSDLLSKNRSGKALVTLPENAEVMTPSAVLDLDNDDILAITNQGRMLMFPIKDLPHLGKGKGNKIINIPAAKAKSKEEVLSHLIALPKGVSLTLYAGKRKLGLKPSDLENFRGERGRRGGLLPRGLQRVTRIEIESSDSELAPEQEQE, encoded by the coding sequence ATGTCTACAGAAATTACCTACGATGGCGTCGAACAGTTGCCAATGCGCAAGTTCACTGAAGACGCTTATCTCAACTACTCGATGTACGTGATCATGGACCGTGCCTTGCCATACATTGGCGATGGCTTAAAACCGGTTCAGCGTCGCATCATTTATGCGATGTCAGAGCTCGGCCTGTCTGCATCAGCAAAATACAAAAAATCGGCGCGTACGGTTGGTGACGTGCTGGGTAAATATCACCCGCACGGTGATTCTGCCTGTTACGAAGCCATGGTACTGATGGCACAGCCATTTTCCTACCGTTATCCGCTGGTGGATGGCCAAGGAAACTGGGGTGCGCCGGACGATCCGAAATCGTTCGCCGCGATGCGTTATACCGAAGCGAAACTGTCTAAATTTGCCGATGTGTTGCTTGGCGAATTGGGCCAAGGCACGGTCGAGTGGCAAGCAAACTTTGACGGCACGATGAAAGAGCCGAAAATGTTGCCTGCGCGTTTGCCACACATTTTGCTTAACGGTGTGACGGGTATTGCGGTGGGGATGGCGACCGACATTCCACCACACAATGTGCGTGAAGTGGCGGACGCAACCATCCATTTGATTGACCATCCACAGGCTACGCTGCCTGATCTGATGCAGTTCGTCAAAGGGCCGGATTACCCAACCGAGGCGGAAATTACCTCACCAGCGTCAGATCTGGAGAAGATCTATCGCACTGGCCGAGGCAGCATCAAAATGCGCGCGGTATGGCATAAAGAGAGCGCTGATATCGTCATCACCGCGCTACCGCATCAGGTGTCTGGCGCCAAGCTACTTGAGCAGATCGCCGGGCAAATGCGCGCCAAAAAGCTGCCGATGGTCGAAGATTTACGTGATGAATCGGATCACGAAAACCCAACGCGCATCGTGATTGTGCCACGCTCTAACCGTGTCGATTGCGAACAACTGATGAACCATTTGTTTGCTTCAACTGACTTGGAGAAGAGCTACCGAGTAAACCTCAACATGATTGGCCTTGACAACCGCCCTCAGGTCAAAGGTTTAGTACAAATTCTGGCTGAATGGATAGAGTTTCGCCGCGAGACTGTTCGCCGCCGCTTGCAATATCGTCTGGATAAAGTGCTGGCGCGTTTGCACATCTTAGAAGGTTTGTTGATCGCGTATCTCAACATCGATGAGGTGATTGAGATCATTCGCACCGAAGATGATCCTAAAGCGGTGTTGATGGCGAGATTTTCCATTACCGATATTCAAGCTGACGCGATTCTTGATACCAAACTTCGTCACCTAGCGAAGCTCGAAGAGATGAAGATCCGCGGTGAGCAAGATGAGCTGGAAAAAGAGCGTAAGAAGCTGGAAGAGTTACTGGGCTCTGAGCGCCGTTTGAATACGCTACTGAAAAAAGAGATCAAAGCTGACGCCGAGAAATTCGGTGACGATCGCCGCTCTCCGCTTATCGAACGTGAAGAAGCGAAAGCGCTCACTGAACGTGATTTGCTGCCGAATGAAGCGATCACTGTGGTGCTGTCGGAAAAAGGCTGGATCCGTCATGCCAAAGGACATGAAGTCGATTGCGAAGGGCTAAGCTACAAAGCGGGCGACAGTTATCTTGCTCATGCATGCGGTAAGAGCAACCAGCAAGTGGTGCTGTTTGGCTCGGATGGGCGCAGCTATTCGCTCGAGTCGCATACTTTGCCGTCCGCGCGTGGGCAAGGTGAGCCGATTACAGGCCGACTCAACATCACGCCGGGTAGCAGTATTCGTCAACTGGTGATGGGAGAAGAGGATCAACTGTGGCTGGTGGGTTCGGATGCGGGTTACGGCTTTGTCTGTAAAGGTAGCGATCTGCTGTCGAAAAACCGCAGCGGTAAAGCGCTCGTCACCTTGCCAGAAAATGCCGAAGTGATGACGCCATCGGCGGTGCTGGATCTGGACAACGATGACATCCTTGCGATTACTAACCAAGGGCGCATGTTGATGTTCCCGATCAAAGATTTACCGCATCTTGGTAAAGGTAAAGGCAACAAGATCATCAATATCCCGGCGGCCAAAGCCAAATCGAAAGAGGAAGTGTTGTCTCATCTTATCGCATTGCCGAAAGGGGTGTCGTTAACCCTATACGCTGGCAAACGTAAGCTGGGGCTTAAACCGAGCGATCTGGAGAATTTCCGTGGTGAACGTGGTCGTCGTGGTGGCTTGCTGCCGCGTGGCTTGCAGCGGGTCACTCGGATCGAAATTGAATCCTCCGACAGTGAGCTTGCGCCAGAGCAAGAGCAAGAGTAA